The proteins below are encoded in one region of Triticum aestivum cultivar Chinese Spring chromosome 1B, IWGSC CS RefSeq v2.1, whole genome shotgun sequence:
- the LOC123123838 gene encoding probable glutathione S-transferase GSTU6 produces MAAEGDLKLLGLSVSPFVVRVRMALHMKGLSYEYIKQDLFNKSELLLKSNPVEKKVPVLIHNGKTILDSSAIVQYIDEVWAAMGPSILPVDPYERATARFWAAYVDDKLFSAYVGVNRATTEVERAEKVNETLVVVEQLEEAFAKHSNGKAFFAGDSIGYLDLAVGCHLLWLKAQRKMFDVVFLDAGKTPLLAAWAKRFAKTDAAKEVVPDTDAVMEYAKKR; encoded by the exons ATGGCAGCTGAAGGAGACCTGAAGTTGCTAGGCTTGTCGGTGAGCCCATTTGTAGTTCGTGTTCGCATGGCGCTCCACATGAAGGGCTTGAGCTACGAGTATATCAAACAGGACCTCTTCAACAAGAGTGAGCTTCTCCTCAAGTCCAACCCGGTGGAGAAGAAGGTACCCGTACTCATCCACAATGGCAAGACCATACTCGATTCGTCCGCCATCGTGCAGTACATCGACGAAGTCTGGGCCGCCATGGGGCCGTCGATCCTCCCTGTCGACCCCTACGAGCGCGCCACCGCCCGCTTCTGGGCCGCCTACGTCGACGACAAG CTATTCTCTGCTTATGTCGGTGTTAATAGAGCTACCACGGAGGTGGAGAGGGCGGAGAAGGTTAACGAGACGCTTGTGGTGGTCGAGCAACTTGAGGAGGCATTTGCCAAGCACTCGAACGGAAAGGCCTTCTTTGCCGGGGACTCCATCGGGTACCTCGACCTCGCGGTCGGATGCCACTTGCTCTGGCTCAAGGCGCAACGCAAGATGTTTGACGTGGTGTTCCTGGACGCCGGCAAGACTCCACTCTTAGCGGCTTGGGCGAAACGGTTCGCTAAGACCGACGCGGCGAAGGAGGTGGTACCCGACACAGACGCGGTGATGGAGTACGCCAAGAAGCGCTAG